One window from the genome of Terrimicrobium sacchariphilum encodes:
- the pyk gene encoding pyruvate kinase: MPLPKHKTKIVATIGPASRSPEMLSQLIQAGMNVARLNFSHSGFEEHAEVIERIRAVSRELGKRVAIMADLPGPKMRLGQIDPEPIELVPGAPFILTTEDVVGDSRRVSMTFEQLPHVVKAGDRLFLNDGLSQLIVDHVEGNDVHCVVAVGGELRSRKGLNLPRINLGISAFTEHDRACLKFALEHGVDAVSQSFVESAKDIEAVRAAAREMGYDPFVIAKIERTEAVERFDEIIEAADGIMVARGDLGVEIPIEEIAIVQKQLIARANLAGKPVITATQMLESMTTTRLPSRAETTDVANAILDGTDCVMLSGESAVGKFPEESVAMLGRIAAFTEANRPGDFLDLQRAKLRRSGSALDVMARLVDAAFEAATCDAVIAPTLSGATARAVARFRMPFWIVAPSENPATCQTLAFSYGVHPVNVVEYPPDWRPFAEQTLTGLDLPHHRILIITGPSKVHPDINRRLELLVCGDQDTTN; this comes from the coding sequence ATGCCTCTGCCCAAGCACAAAACCAAGATCGTCGCGACGATCGGTCCGGCCTCGCGATCCCCGGAAATGTTGTCCCAACTGATCCAGGCGGGGATGAATGTCGCCCGGCTCAACTTTTCCCACAGCGGATTCGAGGAACATGCCGAGGTCATCGAGCGCATTCGCGCGGTGTCCCGGGAACTCGGCAAGCGGGTCGCCATCATGGCCGATCTGCCAGGGCCGAAAATGCGCCTCGGCCAGATCGACCCGGAGCCGATCGAACTCGTACCCGGCGCGCCCTTCATTCTGACGACCGAGGACGTCGTCGGAGACAGCCGCCGGGTGTCGATGACCTTTGAACAACTGCCGCACGTGGTGAAGGCGGGCGACCGGCTCTTTCTCAATGACGGCCTCTCCCAGCTCATCGTCGATCATGTCGAAGGCAATGACGTCCATTGCGTCGTCGCGGTGGGCGGTGAATTGCGCTCACGCAAGGGGCTGAACCTTCCCCGCATCAATCTCGGGATCAGTGCATTCACGGAGCACGACCGCGCCTGCCTGAAGTTTGCCCTGGAGCACGGTGTGGACGCAGTGAGCCAGTCCTTCGTCGAAAGCGCAAAGGATATCGAGGCCGTACGCGCCGCCGCCCGCGAGATGGGATATGATCCTTTTGTCATCGCCAAGATCGAGCGGACCGAGGCCGTGGAGCGATTTGATGAGATCATCGAGGCCGCCGACGGCATCATGGTGGCGCGCGGCGATCTCGGGGTGGAGATCCCCATCGAGGAGATCGCCATCGTGCAAAAACAACTCATTGCCCGGGCCAATCTGGCGGGCAAGCCCGTCATCACCGCCACGCAGATGCTGGAGTCGATGACGACCACGCGCCTGCCCTCGCGCGCCGAGACGACCGATGTGGCCAATGCGATCCTGGACGGAACGGATTGCGTCATGCTCTCGGGCGAGTCGGCGGTCGGCAAGTTCCCGGAGGAATCCGTCGCCATGCTGGGACGCATCGCGGCCTTTACCGAGGCCAATCGCCCGGGCGACTTTCTCGATCTCCAGCGCGCGAAACTCCGCCGCTCGGGTTCCGCGCTCGATGTCATGGCGCGGCTGGTGGATGCAGCCTTCGAGGCGGCGACCTGCGATGCCGTCATCGCCCCCACCCTTTCCGGAGCCACGGCCCGCGCGGTCGCTCGGTTTCGCATGCCCTTCTGGATCGTCGCCCCGAGCGAAAATCCCGCCACCTGTCAGACGCTGGCTTTTTCCTACGGCGTGCATCCGGTCAATGTCGTGGAATACCCGCCGGACTGGCGTCCCTTTGCCGAGCAGACCTTGACCGGCCTCGATCTCCCGCACCACCGTATCCTGATCATCACGGGACCGTCGAAAGTCCACCCGGACATCAATCGCCGCCTGGAGCTTCTCGTTTGCGGCGACCAGGACACAACCAATTAA
- a CDS encoding transglutaminase family protein → MHSLRIIHETTYHYKTPVTFGEHTAMLRPREGHDLHIDDARLEIEPKASTRWLRDIHGNCISVIEFQEPSQKLRVFSECLVTIYDDEAREGIITPYARSYPFQYSANEQIETLLYRVPSYPHDSQAVQAWLAPIYKPGDLVPTLDLLKQINTRIFETFQYSRREEAGVQLPCKTLALGSGSCRDFAVFMMEAARNLGLAARFVTGYILMGEGQHGATHAWTEIYIPGAGWRGFDPTNDKLCGFEHVSVAVGRDHERANPLAGSWSGPSDAFDRMEVSVQVFPA, encoded by the coding sequence ATGCACAGCCTGCGCATCATTCACGAGACGACCTATCATTATAAAACTCCCGTAACCTTCGGAGAGCACACGGCGATGTTGCGCCCACGCGAGGGCCACGACCTGCATATCGACGATGCTCGCCTTGAGATCGAGCCGAAGGCGTCGACGCGCTGGCTGCGCGACATTCATGGGAATTGCATCTCGGTGATCGAATTTCAGGAGCCTTCGCAAAAGCTGCGCGTCTTTAGCGAGTGTCTCGTCACGATTTACGACGACGAGGCGAGGGAGGGCATCATCACGCCGTATGCGCGGTCGTATCCCTTTCAATACTCCGCCAATGAGCAGATCGAAACGCTGCTCTACCGAGTGCCGAGTTATCCGCATGACAGCCAGGCCGTGCAAGCGTGGCTCGCGCCGATTTACAAACCCGGCGACCTCGTGCCGACGCTCGACCTGCTGAAGCAGATCAACACGCGCATCTTTGAGACCTTCCAGTATTCCCGCCGCGAGGAGGCGGGGGTGCAGCTTCCCTGCAAGACGCTCGCGCTCGGCTCGGGTTCCTGCCGCGACTTTGCCGTGTTCATGATGGAGGCTGCGAGGAATCTCGGCCTCGCCGCGCGTTTCGTCACCGGCTACATCCTCATGGGCGAGGGCCAGCACGGCGCGACGCATGCCTGGACGGAGATCTACATCCCCGGCGCAGGCTGGCGCGGATTTGATCCGACGAACGACAAGCTCTGCGGCTTTGAGCATGTCTCGGTGGCCGTCGGGCGCGACCACGAGCGAGCGAACCCTCTCGCGGGCTCGTGGTCCGGACCGTCGGATGCCTTTGACCGCATGGAGGTCTCGGTGCAGGTCTTTCCCGCCTAG
- the glsA gene encoding glutaminase A translates to MACNVSNGRLPSPECVQTLIEETHEKFRTVNEGANADYIPALAGAPTELFGICLTETSGVVHEVGDTNTPFSIQSVSKPFVFALICQAIGEDAAREKLGANSTGLPFNSVLAIERSKDGTTNPMVNAGAIAAASLAPGGSAEEKWAFLRDGLSRFAGRTLELDLTVYESEMATNQRNQGIASLLGSYQKMYWDPAEATDIYTRQCSLNVTARDLSIMAATLANGGVNPVTGESVVDAIHCQHVLAVMVTAGLYENSGDWLYATGLPGKSGVSGGMITVAPGKGGLATFSSPLDEAGNSVRGQLTARHLSERLGLNLFASEPFRA, encoded by the coding sequence ATGGCCTGCAACGTCTCCAACGGCCGCCTCCCTTCGCCGGAGTGCGTGCAGACTCTCATCGAGGAAACCCACGAGAAATTCCGCACAGTCAACGAAGGCGCCAATGCCGACTACATCCCCGCGCTGGCCGGAGCGCCGACGGAGCTTTTCGGCATCTGCCTGACCGAGACCTCCGGCGTGGTGCATGAGGTCGGGGATACCAACACGCCGTTCTCCATCCAGAGCGTGTCGAAGCCCTTTGTCTTCGCGCTCATCTGCCAGGCCATCGGCGAAGATGCCGCGCGGGAGAAACTCGGAGCGAACAGCACCGGGCTACCGTTCAATTCCGTCCTCGCCATCGAGCGATCGAAGGACGGCACGACCAACCCGATGGTCAATGCCGGAGCCATCGCCGCAGCCAGTCTCGCCCCGGGTGGGAGCGCGGAGGAAAAATGGGCCTTTCTTCGCGACGGGCTGTCGCGTTTCGCCGGACGCACGCTTGAACTGGACCTCACAGTCTACGAGTCCGAAATGGCGACCAACCAGCGCAACCAGGGAATCGCCAGCCTGCTCGGGAGTTACCAGAAGATGTACTGGGACCCGGCGGAGGCCACGGACATTTATACCCGGCAGTGCTCGCTCAATGTCACCGCCCGCGATCTTTCCATCATGGCCGCCACGCTGGCCAATGGAGGAGTCAATCCCGTCACCGGCGAAAGCGTGGTCGATGCGATTCACTGCCAGCACGTCCTCGCCGTGATGGTGACGGCGGGCTTGTACGAAAACTCCGGCGACTGGCTGTACGCGACCGGCTTGCCGGGCAAGAGCGGCGTGAGCGGCGGCATGATCACCGTCGCGCCGGGCAAGGGCGGCCTCGCCACCTTCTCCTCCCCGCTCGACGAGGCAGGCAACAGCGTGCGCGGCCAGCTCACAGCGCGTCATCTCTCCGAGCGCCTCGGGTTGAACCTCTTTGCCTCCGAGCCATTCCGCGCCTAG
- a CDS encoding helix-turn-helix domain-containing protein, whose product MRKVTGHAGRELLGKNQPMNWLDRISPRPNILWRGPWPSRFIEPERYLYDHELVLVSRGEYLLRVGDREWDMKAGMFAIIPPATNHLSIVRKGPVYRACVHFDWLAEPAPARPICSYHPRRPVAKKVVAPPGFVPQGCMVGSFRDDGTIAALLDTLFFRWQTGDALNRLLCRGGLQEILVRLLWPSDRVKRPAASSSQLAYAVKEALDTNAVKGGGVQALLAGLGCSYAHACRVFHKSFGLTPVAYITAQRLERAKSLLGSSRLSVAEVGYESGFSDTGYFCKRFRQSTGLTPGAYRSRLETA is encoded by the coding sequence ATGAGGAAAGTGACCGGGCACGCCGGTCGCGAGCTCCTCGGAAAAAATCAACCCATGAACTGGCTGGATCGCATCTCTCCCCGTCCCAACATTCTTTGGCGCGGCCCCTGGCCATCGCGCTTCATTGAGCCTGAGCGGTATCTCTACGATCACGAACTCGTGCTGGTCTCCCGCGGCGAATATCTCCTGCGCGTGGGAGATCGGGAGTGGGACATGAAAGCCGGGATGTTTGCCATCATTCCGCCGGCCACCAATCACCTCAGCATCGTGCGCAAGGGGCCGGTTTACCGCGCCTGCGTTCACTTTGACTGGCTGGCGGAGCCTGCTCCGGCGAGGCCGATATGCAGTTATCATCCCCGTCGTCCGGTTGCAAAAAAAGTGGTCGCGCCACCCGGATTTGTCCCGCAGGGATGCATGGTCGGCTCCTTCCGCGATGATGGAACGATTGCCGCGCTGCTCGACACGCTATTCTTCCGCTGGCAGACGGGCGACGCCTTGAACCGGTTGCTTTGCCGGGGCGGGTTGCAGGAGATTCTGGTCCGCCTTCTCTGGCCGTCGGATCGCGTCAAACGTCCTGCCGCGTCCTCCTCCCAGCTCGCCTATGCGGTGAAGGAGGCTCTGGATACCAATGCGGTGAAAGGCGGCGGCGTGCAGGCCTTGCTGGCGGGGCTGGGGTGCAGCTATGCCCACGCCTGCCGGGTGTTTCACAAGAGCTTTGGCCTTACTCCGGTGGCCTACATCACTGCGCAGCGGCTGGAGCGCGCCAAGAGCCTGCTCGGGAGTTCCCGGCTTTCGGTGGCCGAGGTCGGGTACGAAAGCGGTTTTTCCGATACCGGCTATTTCTGCAAACGCTTCCGGCAGAGTACCGGGCTGACCCCCGGAGCCTATCGCTCAAGGCTGGAGACGGCCTAG
- a CDS encoding alpha-amylase family protein codes for MKPRRRSGLSDAKKTAKPPVPPLNDWYQRSFRRFLVDIHIPDWDARFLSKLDARKFVDTLAKGGSSSIMVYCNSHVGPTLYPSQLGPVHKALGKKDFVGEVLKHARARDLSVVAYYSAVYNNATFLEHPDWRILPHNGVAAYENNRYGTCCPNSPYRDFAVAQTEELCSCYEFDGIFFDMLFWPFVCYCPHCERRFQEEEGAKLPRVIDWHNPTWMAFQRGRERWMKEFAGMLTDAVRRTRPTTTSTHQLSPVLHDWRMAMPYDLTDVCDYASGDFYGPPAQQSLVCKIFEDLSVRKPFEFMTSRCIDLWDHVTMKPASKMEMQAFLAPAFSAGFMFIDAIDPVGTVNPRVYERIGKIFPKLTPYEKYLGGDLRADVAIYISSESRFNFQANGTPINKLDSRSDNMATSSGMPHLEAAMRAGRSLQEAHIPYAVVTKRHLAKLNDYRVVILPNVLVMSDEEVSAFRDFVAAGGSLYASGYSSLVAENGVQREDFGLADVFGASAIGLMEHSLAFFTPRARTFRAMTAPQDHLIHRSGWITVQNRSAKVLAHLTKPWCPEKDGSALRPSFASIHSTPPGPEPFAPGITLHRFQHGRACYSAGPIEQEDQEVNRRVFASLIRELHGGTIPVEADAPAYVELTVFDKPSEQRMNLSLVSLRQDEEPLPCQGKVRVRLGDKLQPTGLRSLPGRRKYPFRKIPGGIEFAFEDFEVFAMFELEYRTL; via the coding sequence ATGAAGCCCCGCCGCCGGTCAGGTTTATCTGACGCGAAGAAAACCGCCAAGCCCCCCGTCCCTCCGCTCAACGACTGGTATCAGCGGAGCTTCCGGCGATTTCTCGTCGACATCCATATCCCCGACTGGGACGCGCGATTTCTCTCGAAGCTCGATGCGCGCAAGTTCGTCGACACGCTGGCAAAGGGCGGCAGCAGCTCGATCATGGTCTATTGCAACTCGCACGTGGGCCCGACGCTCTATCCCTCGCAACTCGGCCCCGTCCACAAGGCGCTCGGGAAAAAAGACTTTGTCGGCGAGGTGCTCAAGCACGCCCGCGCCCGGGATCTCTCCGTCGTCGCCTATTACAGCGCGGTCTATAACAACGCGACGTTCCTCGAGCATCCCGACTGGCGCATCCTCCCGCACAATGGCGTGGCAGCCTATGAAAACAATCGCTACGGCACCTGCTGCCCAAACTCGCCCTACCGCGACTTTGCCGTGGCGCAGACCGAGGAACTCTGCTCGTGCTACGAGTTTGACGGCATTTTCTTCGACATGCTGTTCTGGCCCTTCGTCTGCTATTGCCCGCATTGCGAACGCCGGTTTCAGGAAGAAGAGGGCGCGAAATTACCGCGGGTCATCGACTGGCACAATCCGACCTGGATGGCCTTTCAGCGCGGCCGCGAGCGGTGGATGAAAGAGTTCGCCGGGATGCTTACCGACGCCGTGCGCCGCACGCGTCCCACCACGACATCAACGCACCAGCTCAGCCCGGTGCTGCATGACTGGCGCATGGCCATGCCCTACGACCTGACGGATGTTTGCGATTACGCGAGCGGCGATTTCTATGGGCCGCCCGCGCAGCAGAGCCTCGTCTGCAAGATCTTTGAGGACCTAAGCGTACGGAAGCCATTTGAGTTCATGACCTCGCGGTGCATCGATCTGTGGGACCACGTGACGATGAAGCCGGCCTCCAAGATGGAGATGCAGGCTTTCCTCGCTCCGGCCTTCTCGGCGGGATTTATGTTCATCGACGCCATCGATCCGGTCGGAACAGTCAATCCGAGAGTCTATGAGCGCATCGGAAAGATTTTCCCGAAGCTCACTCCCTACGAGAAATATCTCGGCGGCGATCTCCGGGCCGATGTCGCCATCTACATCAGCTCCGAATCGCGATTCAACTTTCAGGCCAATGGCACGCCCATCAACAAGCTCGACTCGCGCTCGGACAACATGGCGACAAGCTCCGGCATGCCCCACCTGGAAGCCGCCATGCGCGCCGGTCGCAGTCTGCAGGAGGCGCACATCCCTTATGCGGTGGTAACGAAACGCCACCTCGCGAAGCTGAACGATTACCGCGTGGTGATCCTGCCCAACGTCCTCGTCATGTCCGACGAGGAGGTGAGCGCTTTCCGGGACTTTGTCGCGGCAGGAGGCAGTCTATACGCCAGCGGCTACTCTTCGCTCGTGGCCGAGAATGGAGTGCAACGGGAGGATTTCGGGCTCGCCGATGTCTTTGGCGCGTCCGCGATCGGTCTGATGGAGCACTCCCTGGCATTCTTCACCCCGCGGGCCCGGACCTTCCGGGCCATGACCGCGCCGCAGGACCATCTCATCCATCGCAGCGGATGGATCACGGTACAGAACCGAAGCGCCAAGGTGCTCGCCCACCTCACGAAGCCGTGGTGTCCCGAGAAGGACGGCTCGGCCCTGCGCCCGTCATTCGCCAGCATCCACAGCACGCCGCCCGGCCCGGAGCCGTTTGCGCCGGGCATCACGCTGCATCGTTTTCAACACGGCCGGGCCTGCTACTCCGCCGGACCCATCGAGCAGGAGGACCAGGAGGTGAACCGGAGGGTCTTTGCCAGCCTGATCCGGGAGCTGCATGGAGGGACGATCCCTGTCGAGGCCGACGCGCCGGCTTATGTCGAACTGACGGTCTTCGACAAACCCTCCGAGCAGAGGATGAACCTCAGCCTTGTCTCGCTGAGACAGGACGAGGAACCCCTTCCGTGCCAGGGCAAGGTTCGCGTCCGCCTCGGAGACAAGCTCCAGCCCACAGGACTACGCTCCCTCCCGGGGCGTAGGAAATACCCCTTCCGCAAGATTCCGGGCGGCATCGAGTTCGCCTTCGAGGACTTCGAGGTCTTCGCGATGTTCGAGCTTGAGTACCGCACCTTGTAA
- the gltS gene encoding sodium/glutamate symporter has product MQIDSFTTFNLAIIVLALGKWLTRKFSILREFNIPEPVTSGLLVCLITAVLHVVAGVQIGFNLATRDFLLLYFFASIGLNSDFKTLLSGGKPLIILVVVTLIFMFLQNFVGVGVASLMGQNPLVGIVGGSVSLLGGHGTTIAWAPTFVSEHGIANATEIGIACATVGLVLSSLMGGPIARMLITKNKLQPAKITQPDIGVTHDKKTDEIDYFGFLRTLFWLNISLALGKLIQDGLGYLDISLPLFVCSLFGAIILTNTVPRIFKGSPWPAGSRSLALISDVSLGVFLAMSLMSLQLWTIASLAGPLLAMLAAQFILAFLFAIFVIFRVMGKDYEAAVISAGFGGISLGATPTAMANMTAVAQKYGQAHKAFVIVPLVSGFFVDISNAVVINQFISWFR; this is encoded by the coding sequence ATGCAAATCGACAGCTTCACCACGTTCAACCTCGCCATCATCGTCCTGGCATTGGGCAAATGGCTGACGCGGAAGTTCTCCATCCTGCGGGAGTTCAACATCCCCGAGCCGGTCACGAGCGGCCTGCTGGTCTGTCTCATCACGGCGGTGCTGCACGTGGTAGCGGGGGTCCAGATCGGATTCAACCTCGCGACGCGCGATTTCCTCCTGCTCTATTTCTTTGCCAGCATCGGGTTGAACTCGGATTTCAAGACCCTGCTCTCCGGCGGCAAGCCGCTCATCATTCTCGTCGTCGTGACGCTGATCTTCATGTTCCTGCAAAACTTCGTCGGCGTGGGCGTCGCCTCGCTGATGGGGCAGAATCCGCTCGTCGGCATCGTGGGCGGGTCTGTCTCGCTGCTCGGCGGCCACGGCACCACCATCGCGTGGGCCCCGACCTTTGTGAGCGAGCACGGCATCGCCAATGCCACCGAGATCGGTATTGCCTGCGCCACAGTCGGCCTCGTGCTTTCCTCGCTGATGGGCGGCCCGATCGCCCGCATGCTCATCACGAAGAACAAGCTGCAACCGGCGAAGATCACGCAACCCGACATCGGCGTGACCCATGACAAGAAGACGGACGAGATTGATTACTTCGGGTTTCTTCGCACGCTCTTCTGGCTCAACATCAGTCTGGCCCTGGGAAAGCTGATCCAGGACGGCCTCGGTTATCTCGACATCAGCCTGCCGCTTTTCGTCTGCTCCCTCTTCGGCGCGATCATCCTGACCAACACCGTGCCGCGTATCTTCAAGGGCTCGCCCTGGCCCGCGGGGTCGCGTTCGCTCGCCTTGATCTCGGATGTTTCGCTCGGCGTATTTCTCGCCATGTCGCTGATGAGCCTGCAGCTCTGGACCATCGCAAGCCTCGCCGGACCGCTGCTCGCCATGCTGGCGGCGCAGTTCATCCTCGCCTTCCTCTTTGCGATCTTCGTCATCTTCCGGGTGATGGGGAAGGACTACGAAGCGGCGGTGATCAGCGCGGGCTTTGGCGGCATCTCGCTCGGAGCCACGCCGACCGCCATGGCCAACATGACCGCCGTGGCGCAAAAGTACGGCCAGGCGCACAAGGCCTTTGTCATCGTGCCGCTGGTCTCCGGGTTCTTCGTCGATATCAGCAATGCCGTCGTCATCAACCAGTTCATCTCCTGGTTCCGCTAA
- a CDS encoding NUDIX domain-containing protein has translation MPDISPEDRSARPAISMVDAYAHCPLCGSKQLSRGGGCLRCEDCGHREFGNPVTSVAIFLFDAEGRVLLIRRGREPALGKWAPPGGFLDAGEYLEEAVMRETGEETGLVPGNIRYLASFPNAYVYQGLARPVCDVFFTAEVKVADVTMQHGEVVDFRWINPREIDPDELAFDSMRRAFAVLLRSLAAASTG, from the coding sequence ATGCCGGATATCTCTCCCGAGGATCGTTCCGCCCGCCCGGCCATCTCGATGGTCGATGCGTATGCCCATTGTCCGCTCTGCGGCTCAAAGCAGCTGTCGCGAGGCGGCGGCTGCCTGAGGTGCGAGGACTGCGGCCACCGGGAATTCGGGAACCCCGTCACCTCGGTCGCCATTTTCCTCTTTGACGCGGAGGGCAGGGTGCTGCTCATTCGGCGGGGCCGGGAGCCCGCCTTGGGCAAATGGGCTCCGCCTGGTGGTTTCCTCGACGCGGGCGAGTATCTGGAGGAGGCCGTCATGCGTGAGACTGGAGAGGAGACCGGGCTGGTTCCTGGCAACATTCGCTATCTCGCCTCATTCCCCAATGCCTATGTTTATCAAGGCCTGGCGCGTCCCGTTTGTGACGTGTTTTTCACGGCGGAGGTGAAGGTTGCCGACGTCACGATGCAGCATGGCGAGGTGGTCGATTTCCGATGGATCAACCCAAGGGAAATCGACCCCGACGAACTGGCTTTCGACTCGATGCGGCGAGCCTTTGCGGTGCTGCTGCGCTCGCTTGCTGCGGCGTCTACGGGATGA
- a CDS encoding cation-transporting P-type ATPase: MKTVNGDVSWFAISREEVVDKLGTNLDSGLVGTEIPQRLQEYGENRLPAAGKKGPFMRFLLQFHNVLIYVLIAAGLGKLLLGEWLDASVIFGVVFINGLLGFIQEGKAEKALDSIRNMLSAEAMTIRDGNQRMVPAEELVPGDVVLLQSGDKVPADIRLCEVKNLRVEEAALTGESVPSEKTDEPMDAKAQIGDRKSMAYSGTLVVSGRARGIVVATGADTALGHINSMLSNVETMETPLLRQIEKFGKILTVIILIVCALTFAYGRLFLDEPFVDMFKAVVGIAVSAIPEGLPAIVTITLAIGVQRMASRHAIIRRLPAVETLGSVSRICSDKTGTLTRNEMVVCTAATAEAVYDVTGDGYSPKGEILRDGAPATSPVVKTMARASVLCNESSIHEEGGVWKLTGDPTEGALLPFAAKAGLDAAEETAASPRTNMIPFESEHKFMATAHGSVVFVKGAPDVVMNFCALQQLDSGQTAPFDRAYWEKKNEEIASKGQRVLALAWLPETTVDEASFTPAGLSRELVLLGLTGIIDPPREEAVEAVRLCHEGGIRVTMITGDHAITAASIARMLGIGDGKSYVTGTQIEEMDDDALEAKCRRIDVFARTSPEHKLRLVRAMQASGQIVSMTGDGVNDAPALKQADIGVAMGIKGTEVSKEAADMVLADDNFASISAAVREGRTVYNNIEKAILFMLPTNGGQALTILAAIFLGLMLPVTPPQILWINMVTSVTLALAISFEPHEHDVMLRPPRPISQPLVSRFGLWRLIFISVLLLVFTFGTFYWLTHHGATIELARTAAVNAMIIGQVFYLINSRFLYESCFSWKALTGNWLIPASIAGVAVLQMLFTYVPFMNTIFGSVPLPVSLWKWLLLGGVAFFVLVELEKLLVRQVFARVAPAKA; this comes from the coding sequence GTGAAAACCGTAAACGGCGACGTTTCGTGGTTCGCGATTTCTCGTGAGGAAGTCGTTGATAAACTGGGCACCAACCTTGATTCCGGTCTCGTCGGTACGGAAATCCCCCAGCGTCTTCAGGAATACGGTGAGAACCGCCTCCCGGCGGCGGGCAAAAAGGGGCCGTTCATGCGATTCCTCCTCCAGTTTCACAATGTCCTGATCTATGTCCTTATCGCGGCGGGACTCGGCAAGCTCCTGCTTGGGGAGTGGCTGGATGCCTCAGTGATCTTTGGCGTCGTCTTTATCAATGGCCTGCTGGGTTTCATTCAGGAGGGCAAGGCCGAGAAGGCGCTCGATTCCATCCGCAACATGCTCTCCGCGGAGGCGATGACCATCCGCGACGGCAATCAGCGCATGGTGCCGGCCGAGGAGCTAGTTCCCGGCGATGTCGTGCTGCTGCAGTCTGGCGACAAGGTTCCCGCCGATATCCGTCTTTGTGAGGTGAAAAACCTCCGCGTCGAGGAGGCTGCGCTTACGGGGGAATCCGTACCGAGCGAAAAAACCGACGAGCCGATGGACGCCAAAGCGCAAATCGGCGACCGCAAAAGCATGGCCTATTCCGGCACACTGGTCGTCTCAGGGCGAGCCCGCGGCATCGTGGTCGCGACGGGGGCCGATACCGCGCTGGGGCATATCAATTCCATGCTCTCCAACGTCGAGACGATGGAGACCCCGCTGCTGCGGCAGATTGAGAAATTTGGCAAGATCCTCACCGTCATCATTCTCATTGTCTGCGCGCTGACTTTTGCTTACGGGCGTCTTTTCCTCGACGAACCATTCGTCGACATGTTCAAGGCCGTGGTCGGCATCGCGGTATCGGCGATTCCCGAGGGCTTGCCTGCCATTGTCACCATAACGCTCGCCATCGGTGTACAGCGTATGGCTTCCCGCCACGCCATCATTCGCCGCCTGCCTGCGGTGGAGACGCTAGGCTCGGTCTCCCGCATCTGCTCGGATAAAACCGGAACTCTTACTCGCAACGAAATGGTGGTCTGCACGGCCGCCACCGCGGAGGCGGTCTACGATGTCACCGGGGACGGATATTCCCCAAAGGGCGAAATCCTGCGGGACGGCGCTCCGGCGACCAGTCCCGTGGTGAAGACTATGGCGAGGGCTTCCGTTCTGTGTAACGAATCCTCCATTCACGAGGAGGGCGGGGTCTGGAAGCTCACGGGCGACCCCACCGAGGGCGCGCTGCTCCCCTTCGCCGCCAAGGCCGGTCTCGACGCAGCGGAGGAAACCGCGGCCTCCCCGCGCACGAACATGATCCCTTTCGAATCGGAGCATAAATTCATGGCTACCGCGCATGGCTCGGTGGTGTTCGTGAAGGGCGCTCCGGATGTCGTGATGAATTTCTGCGCGCTCCAACAGCTCGACTCCGGGCAGACCGCTCCGTTTGACCGCGCCTACTGGGAGAAGAAGAACGAGGAGATCGCGAGCAAGGGCCAGCGTGTGCTCGCCCTCGCCTGGCTGCCGGAGACCACGGTCGACGAGGCGAGCTTTACCCCCGCCGGGCTGAGCCGCGAGCTCGTCCTGCTCGGCCTCACCGGCATCATCGACCCTCCGCGCGAGGAGGCCGTCGAGGCTGTACGGTTATGCCACGAGGGCGGCATCCGCGTGACCATGATCACCGGCGACCACGCCATCACGGCGGCGAGCATCGCCCGTATGCTCGGCATCGGCGATGGCAAGTCCTACGTCACCGGCACCCAGATCGAGGAAATGGACGACGATGCGCTGGAGGCCAAGTGCCGCCGCATCGATGTCTTTGCCCGCACCAGCCCCGAGCACAAGCTCCGCCTCGTCCGCGCCATGCAGGCCAGCGGGCAAATTGTCTCCATGACCGGCGACGGTGTGAATGACGCTCCCGCGCTCAAGCAGGCCGACATCGGCGTAGCCATGGGCATCAAGGGCACGGAGGTTTCCAAGGAGGCCGCCGACATGGTACTGGCCGACGACAATTTCGCCTCGATCAGCGCCGCCGTCCGCGAGGGGCGCACGGTTTACAACAACATCGAGAAGGCCATCCTCTTCATGCTCCCGACCAATGGCGGCCAGGCCCTCACCATTCTCGCCGCCATCTTCCTCGGGCTCATGCTCCCGGTGACGCCTCCGCAGATCCTCTGGATCAACATGGTGACCTCCGTCACCCTGGCCCTGGCGATTTCCTTCGAACCCCACGAGCACGACGTGATGCTGCGTCCTCCGCGACCGATCAGCCAGCCCCTGGTCAGCCGGTTTGGGTTGTGGCGGCTCATCTTCATCTCCGTGCTCCTGCTCGTCTTCACCTTCGGCACCTTTTACTGGCTGACCCATCATGGCGCGACGATCGAGCTGGCCCGCACGGCGGCGGTGAATGCCATGATCATCGGCCAGGTGTTTTACCTGATCAACAGCCGCTTTCTCTATGAGTCCTGCTTCTCGTGGAAGGCGTTGACCGGGAATTGGCTGATCCCGGCGTCCATCGCCGGAGTCGCCGTCCTTCAGATGCTCTTCACCTACGTACCGTTCATGAACACGATCTTCGGCAGCGTGCCGCTTCCCGTCTCGCTCTGGAAATGGCTGCTCCTTGGCGGAGTGGCGTTTTTCGTCCTGGTGGAGTTGGAAAAGCTGCTCGTGCGTCAGGTTTTCGCCCGGGTGGCTCCCGCCAAGGCATGA